Proteins found in one Micropterus dolomieu isolate WLL.071019.BEF.003 ecotype Adirondacks linkage group LG12, ASM2129224v1, whole genome shotgun sequence genomic segment:
- the LOC123980374 gene encoding hepatic lectin-like, translating into MHPAVLSTILLLVCALATVTEGRNHHSIEVECESYSDKPCGEGWSRIDESRCAKYNGSEKNFQEAQEHCRTLNSDLVSIHSLEEMSSVLCLTYHADSRHQLIWIGAKKSGENITRTDGTDGTNGTEFTYTVWDHETPDNKESEFCIQLDIFDEGNLNGTYCSEKKNYVCAKKM; encoded by the exons ATGCATCCAGCTGTGCTAAGTACCATCCTCCTGTTGGTGTGCGCCCTGGCCACTGTCACAGAAGGACGTAATC ATCATTCAATTGAGGTAGAATGTGAAAGTTATTCAGATAAGCCATGCGGAGAAGGATGGAGCCGCATTGATGAGAGTCGATGTGCTAAATACAACGGAAGCGAAAAGAATTTCCAAGAGGCACAG gaACACTGCAGAACCTTAAATTCTGACCTGGTGTCAATACACAGTCTTGAAGAGATGTCTAGCGTGCTTTGTTTGACCTACCACGCCGACTCTCGTCACCAGTTAATTTGGATTGGAGCCAAAAAATCAGGC GAAAATATAACACGTACTGATGGAACTGATGGAACTAATGGAACTGAATTCACGTACACTGTATGGGATCATGAGACACCAGACAATAAAGAAAGTGAATTCTGCATCCAGTTGGACATTTTTG ATGAGGGAAACTTGAATGGTACATACTGCTCAGAGAAGAAGAACTACGTGTGCGCCAAGAAGATGTGA